Proteins encoded together in one Larus michahellis chromosome 4, bLarMic1.1, whole genome shotgun sequence window:
- the LCAT gene encoding phosphatidylcholine-sterol acyltransferase — MGSSGGGVALLTLSLLLQPTSQFWLFNVLFPPTTTPEAPPTNSTPPVVLVPGCLGNQLEAKLDKPDVVNWMCYRKTEDYFTIWLNLNTFLPVGVDCWIDNTRVVYNRTSRKMTNAPGVHIRVPGFGKTYSVEYLDQSKLAGYLHTLVQNLVNNGYVRDQTVRAAPYDWRVGPQEQPEYFQNLKALIEEMHDEYQRRVFLIAHSMGNLNILYFLLQQTQAWKDQYIGGFISLGAPWGGSVKPLRVLASGDNQGIPLMSNIKLREEQRMTTTSPWMFPTSLAWPETHVFISTPSYNYTYRDYKRFFTDVNLEDGWYMWEDMKDLLKGLPPPGVDTYCLYGTGFPTVETYIYDERFPYEDPVDMIYGDGDDTVNTRSSELCKRWRDQQKQKVQVLELRGVDHLNMVFSNLTLSSINEILLGSPQEKGEPGQVGPSPEAGKGGKILPGWKVLKEPKKN, encoded by the exons ATggggagcagcggcggcggggtTGCGTTGCTGACGCTGtcgctgctcctgcagcccacgTCCCAGTTCTGGCTCTTCAACGTCCTCTttccacccaccaccaccccagaaGCTCCCCCGACCAACAGCACGCCGCCCGTGGTACTCG TGCCCGGGTGTCTTGGGAACCAGCTGGAAGCAAAGCTGGACAAGCCGGACGTGGTGAACTGGATGTGCTACCGCAAAACGGAGGACTATTTCACCATCTGGCTGAACCTCAACACCTTCCTGCCAGTGGGAGTTGACTGCTGGATCGATAACACCAG GGTGGTGTACAACCGAACCTCTCGGAAAATGACCAATGCCCCAGGGGTGCATATCCGTGTGCCTGGCTTCGGCAAGACCTATTCCGTGGAATACCTGGATCAGAGCAAGCTGGCAG GTTACCTGCACACCCTGGTGCAGAACCTGGTGAACAACGGCTACGTGAGGGACCAGACGGTTCGGGCAGCCCCCTACGACTGGAGGGTCGGGCCCC AGGAGCAGCCCGAATACTTCCAGAACCTGAAGGCACTGATCGAAGAGATGCACGATGAGTACCAGCGACGCGTCTTCCTCATCGCGCACAGCATGGGCAATCTGAACATCCTCTACTTCTTGCTCCAGCAGACGCAAGCCTGGAAGGATCAGTACATTGGGGGTTTCATCTCCCTGGGTGCCCCCTGGGGAGGTTCTGTCAAGCCCCTGCGTGTCCTGGCGTCCG GTGACAATCAGGGCATCCCACTCATGTCCAACATCAAGCTGCGTGAAGAACAGCGCAtgaccaccaccagcccctggaTGTTCCCGACGAGCCTGGCCTGGCCCGAGACCCACGTTTTCATCTCCACGCCCTCCTACAATTACACCTACCGGGACTACAAACGCTTCTTCACCGACGTCAACTTGGAGGATGGCTGGTACATGTGGGAGGACATGAAGGACTTGCTGAAGGGCCTGCCTCCTCCTGGAGTGGACACATATTGCCTCTACGGCACGGGCTTCCCCACGGTGGAGACTTACATATATGACGAGCGTTTCCCTTACGAGGACCCCGTGGACATGATTTATGGCGACGGGGATGACACCGTCAACACACGCAGTTCGGAGTTGTGCAAGCGATGGCGAGACCAGCAAAAGCAGAAGGTGCAGGTCCTTGAGCTGCGAGGCGTCGACCACCTCAACATGGTCTTCAGCAACCTTACACTCAGTTCCATCAATGAAATCCTGCTGGGGAGCCCACAGGAGAAGGGGGAACCGGGGCAGGTGGGACCCAGcccagaggcagggaagggggggaagatCCTACCTGGATGGAAGGTCCTTAAGGAGCccaaaaagaactga